The proteins below come from a single Triticum aestivum cultivar Chinese Spring chromosome 5D, IWGSC CS RefSeq v2.1, whole genome shotgun sequence genomic window:
- the LOC123125138 gene encoding uncharacterized protein: MKIGKTTEILKKAAAMCKSKTTRLLILASLQRRRMAAAAVVSHKIHTRIVADRNRVDCHKPLALRTIEKRPVIVHGGDLADNISHQLAMLTQEDGHGGCPADWTLHPLFNDDHINCCYTNDDDVLLDACDQEDNDELSVMDVIRSNREVEGLESNMEEEIDMAADMFIRRFRQRLNNGF, from the coding sequence ATGAAGATTGGAAAGACTACAGAGATCCTGAAGAAAGCGGCGGCGATGTGCAAGAGCAAGACCACCAGGCTCCTCATCCTCGCCTCGCTCCAGCGTCGCAGGATGGCCGCTGCCGCCGTGGTCTCTCACAAGATCCACACGCGCATTGTGGCTGACCGAAATAGAGTGGACTGCCACAAGCCTCTCGCGCTGCGAACCATCGAGAAGAGACCGGTGATCGTCCATGGGGGTGACTTGGCAGACAATATCTCTCATCAGTTGGCGATGTTAACTCAAGAGGATGGTCATGGTGGCTGCCCAGCTGACTGGACACTGCATCCGCTCTTCAACGACGACCACATCAACTGCTGTTACACTAATGATGATGATGTGCTACTGGATGCCTGCGATCAAGAAGACAACGATGAACTCTCCGTCATGGATGTGATCAGGAGCAACCGAGAGGTTGAGGGTTTGGAGTCCAACATGGAGGAGGAGATTGACATGGCTGCCGATATGTTCATCAGGAGGTTTCGGCAGCGGCTGAATAATGGATTCTAG
- the LOC123125139 gene encoding uncharacterized protein: MPSLRQCSALAVAIDRQLLVHLSATKMKISKAPVVLKKAVTMCKSKTGVLAARLLFLASLRRRMATVGVVSHKIHALMAAADRAKAGGDCHKAVVSRKVEKTLPAIHSVDLTHQLALFCQEEDGDAGFPDWTLHPIFNDDDNCCYTEDDDEDVGDVLLDGCDGHHDEPSVIDVIRSNMEVQGLELNMEDEIDQAADMFIRRFRERMSKSI; encoded by the coding sequence ATGCCTAGCCTGAGGCAGTGCAGCGCCTTAGCTGTTGCCATCGACAGGCAGCTGCTCGTCCACCTCTCGGCGACGAAGATGAAGATCAGCAAGGCCCCGGTAGTCCTGAAGAAGGCGGTGACCATGTGCAAGAGCAAGACCGGCGTCCTCGCCGCTAGGCTCCTCTTCCTCGCTTCGCTCCGCCGCAGGATGGCCACCGTCGGCGTGGTCTCTCACAAGATACACGCGCTCATGGCGGCAGCGGACCGGGCGAAGGCGGGAGGGGACTGCCACAAGGCTGTCGTCTCGCGCAAGGTCGAGAAGACGCTTCCCGCGATCCATAGCGTTGATCTTACGCATCAATTGGCACTGTTTTGTCAagaggaggatggtgatgctggctTCCCTGACTGGACGCTGCACCCCATCTTCAATGACGATGACAATTGCTGTTACACGGAAGACgacgatgaagatgttggtgatgTGCTACTCGATGGGTGCGATGGCCACCACGACGAGCCCTCTGTGATAGATGTGATCAGGAGCAACATGGAAGTCCAGGGGTTGGAGCTCAACATGGAGGATGAGATCGACCAAGCTGCCGATATGTTCATCAGGAGGTTCCGGGAGCGGATGAGCAAGAGCATTTAG